In a genomic window of Rhodovulum sp. P5:
- a CDS encoding glycosyltransferase has product MIFGSGPLEAETRALARDLGLSELEIVTGTTAPEDLYGRLDLLLLMSRVEGVPNTLIEAQACGLPVAACDVGGVGEAMLRRGPAAGLLMAPDIAPGDAADSLAEWLDGALAADPAPRVRFAHKGFGRAALAGAALALYRGKEPGR; this is encoded by the coding sequence GTGATCTTCGGCTCCGGCCCGCTGGAGGCAGAGACCCGGGCCCTTGCCCGCGACCTGGGGCTTTCCGAGCTTGAGATCGTGACGGGCACGACGGCGCCCGAAGACCTCTATGGTCGGCTGGATCTGTTGTTGCTGATGTCGCGGGTCGAAGGCGTGCCGAACACCCTGATCGAGGCACAGGCCTGCGGGCTGCCGGTCGCGGCCTGCGATGTGGGCGGCGTGGGGGAGGCGATGCTGCGGCGCGGGCCCGCCGCCGGGTTGCTGATGGCGCCCGACATCGCCCCCGGGGACGCGGCCGATTCACTGGCCGAGTGGCTTGACGGTGCGCTGGCCGCCGATCCTGCGCCGCGCGTCCGGTTCGCGCACAAGGGCTTTGGCCGGGCGGCGCTGGCCGGGGCGGCCTTGGCGCTTTACCGCGGGAAGGAGCCCGGCAGATGA
- a CDS encoding class I SAM-dependent methyltransferase → MSKFDLVAELFQDIPYMRQFEAEILRDLILQEGARKIIEVGFYQGKSSAYIGAILEDQGEEGSLLTLDMASARRHRPNIEDLLEKAGLAQRVTPIFCKRSYTWELQRLISAPERPLFDFCYFDGGHTWDSTGFGVLLIDMLLRPGGLLLLDDMDWTMSRSKHYQSKPELLRKFDADEVESKPVRLVWDTVLTHLGYEQVREYPDAHWGLARKPF, encoded by the coding sequence ATGTCCAAGTTCGATCTGGTGGCCGAACTGTTCCAAGACATCCCGTATATGCGGCAGTTCGAGGCGGAAATCCTGCGCGATCTCATCTTGCAGGAAGGCGCGCGGAAGATCATCGAGGTCGGCTTTTATCAAGGCAAGAGCAGCGCCTATATCGGAGCGATCCTTGAGGATCAGGGGGAGGAGGGGAGCCTTCTGACCCTCGATATGGCCTCCGCCCGTCGGCATCGCCCGAATATCGAGGACCTGCTGGAAAAGGCGGGTCTTGCACAGCGGGTCACGCCGATCTTCTGCAAACGGTCCTACACTTGGGAATTGCAGCGGCTGATCAGCGCGCCAGAGCGGCCGCTGTTCGACTTCTGCTATTTCGATGGTGGACACACCTGGGACTCGACCGGATTTGGCGTTCTGCTGATCGACATGCTGCTGCGGCCGGGCGGTTTGCTCCTGCTCGACGATATGGATTGGACGATGAGCCGGTCCAAGCACTACCAGTCCAAGCCCGAATTGCTGCGGAAATTCGATGCCGACGAGGTGGAGTCAAAGCCCGTGCGGCTGGTCTGGGACACCGTGCTGACCCATCTGGGGTATGAGCAGGTGCGCGAATATCCCGACGCCCATTGGGGGCTGGCCCGCAAGCCGTTCTGA
- a CDS encoding glycosyltransferase yields MSESTFLQDLAAVRRQLAEMCSDGRFASGQLMLVGAGCNAETHPGLWEYLARQADDGGNATLAHVARQRLWDANWRSYDVALKEAAHFLQEGDSDSAAFVIEDVCGRDPQDIEARLVLARCHLMVAKRRAEGGPVRTDAEFAKRLAGTTRPQRLDDLLILIDLLRFSGEFDRALARIDAERDRFPDDPRLDMRAASIQDQRGAADEAIALWLGVAGRFASYRKAALLRVIQTLSRLDRCEEAVEHAAALLGEDLDVAERIRLGMLMGQGDVVEILAEYAAAGGDPAAPLDRAQSVEIGDMLLEGGYIGLVHWLRRQRAGISERAKSVLDACGFDAQGNLPLPRNFAASARIRSPDFLVPVADFLNLPPKPAGWPGEGRLPAKLLMVNFSLAAGGAERQFVELIRALSSGPLPPGAIEVACYTLAHDRGHDRFLPELEDLGLRVHDLTRRKIANTTVPPEAERLIAALPAPVQGDTRALWHLANEIRPDVLHGWQDKSALAAGLVGHLLGIKRVVLSMRNMSPDTRRDADLARMRALYADYAATGQFSLTANARAGAEDYARWIGCAPARIALLQNAVDETRFTPALRQPASDHALRIGGIFRLAPNKRPGLWLHTVATLAGRLDRPVAP; encoded by the coding sequence ATGTCGGAAAGCACGTTCCTTCAAGATCTTGCGGCGGTTCGCAGGCAACTCGCCGAGATGTGTTCCGACGGCCGCTTTGCTTCGGGGCAGCTTATGCTGGTTGGGGCGGGCTGCAACGCGGAAACGCATCCCGGGCTGTGGGAATACCTTGCGCGGCAGGCGGACGATGGGGGTAACGCCACCCTTGCCCATGTCGCGCGACAGCGGCTGTGGGACGCGAACTGGCGGTCATACGATGTTGCGCTGAAGGAGGCGGCGCATTTCCTGCAGGAGGGCGACAGCGACAGCGCGGCCTTCGTGATCGAGGATGTCTGCGGTCGCGATCCGCAGGATATCGAGGCGCGTCTGGTGCTGGCGCGCTGCCATCTGATGGTTGCAAAGCGCCGGGCCGAAGGGGGCCCGGTGCGGACAGATGCGGAATTCGCCAAACGCCTTGCCGGAACGACGCGGCCACAGCGGCTGGACGATCTGTTGATACTGATCGATCTCTTGCGGTTTTCGGGAGAGTTCGACCGGGCGCTGGCCCGGATCGATGCCGAGCGGGACCGTTTCCCCGATGATCCGCGGCTCGACATGCGCGCGGCCAGCATTCAGGACCAGCGCGGCGCGGCCGATGAGGCGATTGCGCTTTGGCTTGGGGTGGCTGGCCGGTTCGCGTCCTACCGCAAGGCTGCCCTGTTGCGGGTGATCCAGACGCTGTCCCGTCTCGACCGGTGCGAGGAGGCCGTGGAACATGCCGCGGCACTCCTTGGCGAGGACCTGGATGTGGCCGAGCGGATCCGGCTGGGCATGCTGATGGGGCAGGGCGATGTCGTCGAGATTCTGGCCGAATACGCAGCGGCCGGCGGTGATCCTGCGGCCCCGCTGGATCGTGCCCAGTCGGTCGAGATCGGCGACATGCTGCTGGAGGGCGGCTATATCGGTCTTGTGCATTGGCTCCGCCGACAACGGGCGGGGATCAGTGAGCGGGCAAAGTCGGTGCTTGATGCCTGCGGTTTCGATGCGCAGGGAAACCTTCCCCTGCCGCGGAACTTTGCCGCTTCCGCCCGCATCAGGTCGCCCGATTTCCTTGTGCCCGTGGCCGATTTCCTGAACCTTCCCCCCAAACCGGCTGGGTGGCCGGGTGAGGGGCGGCTGCCTGCAAAGCTGTTGATGGTGAATTTCTCGCTCGCGGCCGGCGGGGCGGAACGGCAGTTCGTGGAACTGATCCGGGCACTGTCGTCGGGCCCCTTGCCCCCCGGGGCCATCGAGGTTGCATGTTACACATTGGCGCATGATCGCGGGCATGACCGGTTCCTGCCCGAACTGGAGGACCTCGGCCTGCGGGTCCATGATCTGACCCGGCGCAAGATCGCCAACACCACCGTCCCACCAGAGGCCGAGCGGCTTATCGCGGCCCTGCCTGCGCCGGTGCAGGGCGATACCCGCGCGCTCTGGCATCTGGCCAACGAGATCCGTCCCGACGTGCTGCATGGCTGGCAGGACAAGTCTGCGCTCGCCGCGGGGCTGGTCGGGCATCTGCTGGGGATCAAGCGGGTCGTGCTGAGCATGCGGAACATGAGCCCCGACACCCGCCGCGACGCCGACCTTGCCCGGATGCGCGCGCTTTACGCCGATTACGCGGCAACCGGGCAGTTCAGCCTGACGGCCAATGCCCGCGCCGGGGCAGAGGATTACGCGCGCTGGATCGGCTGCGCGCCGGCGCGGATAGCGCTGTTGCAGAACGCGGTGGACGAGACGCGTTTCACCCCCGCCCTGCGGCAGCCGGCGAGCGATCATGCGCTCCGGATCGGCGGGATCTTCAGGCTGGCCCCCAACAAGCGCCCCGGTCTGTGGCTGCACACCGTTGCCACGCTGGCCGGTCGGCTTGACCGTCCCGTGGCCCCGTGA
- a CDS encoding ABC transporter permease, with the protein MWGYVLRRLGESLLILLGISVVTFALLYLVPADPARQIAGRSATAETVANIRAQLGLDQPFHVQYVRYLGNLLQGDLGRSYLQRTEVSELIAARMPATLLLMLAAIVVELILGLTIGAIAALKRNSAVDQTLMVFSFVTISAPQFVVGILLLYVFAVKLSWFPIGGYGTFAHLVLPAVTIGLLGTGWYSRMMRSSMIDVLAQDYVRTARAKGLGKLRIILRHVAPNAILPIIAMIGIDIGLFMSGIVVVESVFGWPGIGQLAWQAIQRVDIPIIMGVTLVSACFIVLGNLIADLIAPLVDPRIKLK; encoded by the coding sequence ATGTGGGGGTATGTCCTGCGCCGCCTGGGGGAGTCGCTTCTGATCCTTCTGGGTATCAGCGTCGTAACCTTCGCGCTGCTTTATCTCGTGCCCGCCGATCCCGCGCGCCAGATTGCCGGGCGGTCGGCCACGGCAGAAACGGTGGCCAATATCCGCGCCCAGCTTGGCCTCGATCAGCCGTTCCACGTTCAATACGTCCGCTATCTGGGGAACCTCTTGCAGGGCGATCTGGGCCGGTCCTACCTGCAGCGGACAGAAGTTTCGGAACTGATCGCGGCCCGGATGCCGGCCACGCTTCTTCTGATGCTGGCGGCCATCGTGGTGGAGCTGATCCTCGGGCTGACCATCGGCGCCATCGCGGCGCTGAAGCGCAACAGCGCGGTGGACCAGACACTGATGGTCTTCTCCTTCGTCACGATCTCGGCGCCGCAATTCGTCGTCGGGATCCTGCTGCTCTATGTTTTCGCTGTGAAACTCAGTTGGTTCCCCATCGGCGGCTACGGCACCTTTGCCCATCTCGTTTTGCCCGCGGTGACCATCGGGCTTTTGGGCACGGGGTGGTACAGCCGGATGATGCGGTCGTCGATGATCGACGTGCTGGCCCAGGACTATGTCCGCACCGCGCGGGCCAAGGGGCTGGGAAAGCTGCGCATCATCCTGCGCCATGTCGCCCCCAACGCCATTCTGCCCATCATCGCCATGATCGGCATCGATATCGGGCTGTTCATGTCGGGCATCGTGGTGGTGGAATCCGTCTTCGGCTGGCCCGGTATCGGGCAACTGGCCTGGCAGGCGATCCAGCGCGTGGACATCCCCATCATCATGGGGGTCACGCTGGTGTCGGCCTGTTTCATCGTTCTCGGAAACCTGATTGCGGACCTCATCGCGCCGCTGGTGGACCCGCGGATCAAGCTCAAATGA
- a CDS encoding transporter substrate-binding protein, with translation MTHETPYRIGLLFSTTGPYAALGRSALDGALMAVDEVNAEGRVSLSPELRDPEGIPQLYEQFTDELVGHGRMRHIVGGITSWSRKDMIPVLERHGAMLWYPCPYEGFECNDHVVYLGACPNQHLVPLVDHVLRARPRRAILVGSNYVWGWETLRVARERLAAAGVDIAAERFVPLGDTKCRHLIDEIDVCRPDLIVNSLIGPSNHAFMKGVADLGCNCLVLSANQTEADLDDLGTAADGMLSIAAWFEGIETPENMAFRDRIARAFGESYRASCNFATAYTAVRLLAEGLARTGHDEPRAVFDAIAGRPLTTVLGPAEIDPVTRHTSLVPRMATARAGSFEIIHDSVAPVAPDPYLTRVPPPASSGRKANLRIVS, from the coding sequence TTGACACACGAAACGCCGTACCGGATCGGATTGCTCTTTTCGACGACCGGCCCTTACGCGGCCCTTGGCCGTTCGGCGCTGGATGGCGCCCTGATGGCGGTCGACGAGGTCAATGCCGAAGGACGGGTTTCCCTGTCGCCGGAGCTCCGCGACCCCGAAGGCATCCCGCAGCTATATGAACAATTCACCGATGAATTGGTGGGACACGGCCGAATGCGTCACATCGTCGGCGGTATCACGTCGTGGTCGCGCAAAGACATGATTCCGGTCCTGGAACGGCACGGCGCGATGCTGTGGTATCCCTGTCCCTATGAGGGCTTCGAGTGCAACGATCACGTCGTCTATCTGGGGGCCTGCCCTAATCAGCATCTCGTTCCCCTTGTCGACCATGTGCTGCGGGCGCGCCCGCGCCGCGCCATTCTTGTCGGGTCGAATTATGTCTGGGGATGGGAAACCCTGCGCGTGGCCCGCGAACGGCTTGCCGCGGCCGGCGTCGACATCGCCGCGGAACGCTTCGTACCGCTGGGCGACACCAAGTGCCGGCATCTGATCGACGAAATCGACGTCTGCCGGCCCGACCTGATCGTGAACAGCCTGATCGGACCGTCCAACCACGCCTTCATGAAAGGGGTGGCCGATCTGGGCTGCAACTGTCTGGTCCTGAGCGCCAACCAGACCGAGGCCGATCTGGATGACCTGGGGACAGCGGCCGACGGGATGTTGTCGATCGCGGCGTGGTTTGAGGGGATCGAGACGCCCGAGAACATGGCTTTTCGCGACCGGATCGCGCGGGCTTTCGGGGAGAGCTATCGTGCGTCATGCAACTTCGCGACGGCCTACACCGCTGTACGGCTCCTTGCGGAGGGACTGGCCCGGACCGGCCATGACGAGCCGCGCGCGGTCTTCGACGCGATCGCCGGCCGACCACTGACCACGGTTCTTGGGCCAGCAGAGATCGATCCGGTAACGCGCCATACCAGCCTCGTTCCGCGCATGGCCACAGCCCGTGCCGGGAGCTTTGAAATCATCCATGACAGCGTCGCGCCGGTGGCCCCCGACCCCTACCTGACCCGCGTTCCCCCGCCCGCATCTTCAGGGCGCAAAGCCAATCTCAGGATCGTGTCATGA
- a CDS encoding ABC transporter permease translates to MSKAHPTQSRPSTIGGPVVLQLLRRPRSAFAVIVIGTMVAAAVLAPWIMPYDPNDQMFDGLSLEGAPLPPSSTFWLGTDLLGRDLFSRLILGTQTSLVIGVLANGIAVLLGATVGITAGYFGGWLGGVLMRFTDLMMAFPALLLAIVLAAIFKPSLLIVALVIAMVNWVQMARVIYTETRSLAQRDFIDVQRAMGASTLRILGRHILPHLVYSIIVFGTLGISTTVLLEATLSYLGVGVQPPTPSWGNIIFENQTYFANAPWLVFFPGLAIVLLALSFNLLGDALRDTLDPQLKGRL, encoded by the coding sequence ATGAGCAAGGCGCACCCCACGCAGAGCCGACCATCCACCATCGGCGGTCCAGTCGTGCTGCAACTCTTGCGACGGCCGCGCTCTGCCTTCGCGGTGATCGTGATCGGCACGATGGTGGCCGCGGCGGTCCTGGCGCCATGGATCATGCCCTATGACCCGAATGACCAGATGTTCGACGGTCTCAGCCTTGAGGGCGCGCCGCTGCCGCCGTCTTCGACGTTCTGGCTGGGCACCGACCTGCTGGGACGGGACCTGTTCTCGCGCCTGATCCTCGGCACGCAGACCTCTCTGGTGATCGGGGTGCTTGCCAACGGTATCGCGGTCTTGCTGGGCGCGACCGTCGGCATCACGGCGGGCTATTTCGGCGGATGGCTGGGGGGCGTTCTGATGCGCTTTACCGACCTGATGATGGCCTTCCCGGCGCTTCTTCTGGCGATCGTGCTGGCCGCGATCTTCAAGCCCTCGCTTCTGATCGTGGCGCTGGTGATCGCCATGGTGAACTGGGTGCAGATGGCCCGCGTGATCTATACCGAGACACGCAGCCTTGCACAGAGAGACTTCATCGACGTGCAGCGTGCCATGGGGGCGTCGACGCTGCGGATTCTGGGGCGTCATATCCTGCCGCACCTGGTCTACTCGATCATTGTCTTCGGCACCTTGGGTATCTCGACCACCGTCCTGCTTGAGGCGACGCTGAGCTACCTTGGCGTCGGGGTCCAGCCGCCCACGCCATCCTGGGGCAACATTATTTTCGAGAACCAGACCTATTTCGCGAATGCGCCTTGGCTGGTGTTCTTTCCCGGGCTTGCCATCGTCCTTCTGGCGCTGTCCTTCAACCTTCTCGGGGACGCCCTGCGCGACACGCTCGACCCGCAACTGAAGGGGCGGCTCTGA